The genomic interval GGGGGTGCGTCTGTGTCTACAGATCTCATTGATGTTCAAAGCTTCTTCACAAACATTATTCTCCCAGAGCTGCAAAGCCGCGACGTCAACAGTTTTCCAATGCTAAAGGCAGGGTCCTTGAAGTTTTTAACCCTGTTTCGTAGTCATATGCCAAAGCCTTTTGCAATGCAGTTGTTCCCAGAGTTGGTCCGGTTCCTTAAAGCAGAGTCGAACGTGGTCCATTCTTATGCTGCTAGCTGCATAGAGAAGCTCTTGTTAGTGAAGGAGGAAGGCGGACAGGGTAATAGGTATGCTGCTGGTGATATAAGTCCGTTTTTGCTGCAGTTGATGACGAACCTGTTTGATGCGCTGAAGTTTCC from Camelina sativa cultivar DH55 unplaced genomic scaffold, Cs unpScaffold06791, whole genome shotgun sequence carries:
- the LOC109131866 gene encoding exportin-2-like, whose product is GASVSTDLIDVQSFFTNIILPELQSRDVNSFPMLKAGSLKFLTLFRSHMPKPFAMQLFPELVRFLKAESNVVHSYAASCIEKLLLVKEEGGQGNRYAAGDISPFLLQLMTNLFDALKFPESEENQYLMKCIMRVLGVADISAEVAGPCIGGLTSILNDVC